Proteins encoded in a region of the Elaeis guineensis isolate ETL-2024a chromosome 7, EG11, whole genome shotgun sequence genome:
- the LOC105048484 gene encoding NADH dehydrogenase [ubiquinone] iron-sulfur protein 1, mitochondrial gives MGYILRALRRSKPFLQSNLSRLRLPSPKNPTSFRYISSTPDLQKPESSAEVAAEEAPAPRTPVGGARIHFLKPDDAVEVFVDGYPVKIPKGMTVLQACEVAGVDIPRFCYHSRLSIAGNCRMCLVEVEKSPKPVASCAMPALPGMKIKTNTPVAKKAREGVMEFLLMNHPLDCPICDQGGECDLQDQSMAFGSDRGRFTEMKRSVVDKNLGPLVKTVMTRCIQCTRCVRFATEIAGVQDLGMLGRGSGEEIGTYVEKLMTSELSGNVIDICPVGALTSKPFAFKARNWELKGTESIDVTDAVGSNIRIDCRGPEVMRILPRLNEDINEEWISDKTRFCYDGLKRQRLSDPMIRGPDGRFKAVTWRDALAVVAEVAYQVKPEEIVGIAGQLSDAESMMALKDFLNKMGSNKVLCEGNGLSPQADLRSGYLLNTSIAGLEKADCFLLVGTQPRVEAPMVNARIRKTVRATQAKVAYIGPPSDFNYDHQHLGTGPQTLIEIAEGRHPFCSALLSAKNPAIIVGAGLFERKDKDAIFSAVETIAKFGKVIRPDWNGLSVLLLNAAQAAALDLGLISNPTDSIQSAKFLYLMGADDVSLEKLPDDAFVVYQGHHGDRSVHRANVIFPSAAFSEKEGTYENTEGCSQWTVPAVPTVGDARDDWKIIRALSEVAGVRLPYDNLGAVRARIRMVAPNLLHVDEREQSTVSAALKPEFHQQISLSPFGTAVENFYMTDSISRASKIMAQCSSALLKK, from the exons ATGGGATACATTCTCCGAGCTCTCCGGCGCTCCAAGCCCTTTCTCCAGTCCAACCTCTCTCGCCTTAGGCTTCCGTCCCCCAAAAACCCTACCTCATTCCGGTACATCTCCTCCACCCCGGATCTCCAAAAGCCCGAGTCCTCCGCCGAGGTGGCGGCGGAGGAAGCACCGGCGCCGCGGACGCCTGTCGGCGGAGCTCGGATTCACTTCCTCAAGCCCGACGACGCCGTCGAGGTCTTCGTTGATGGGTACCCTGTCAAGATCCCCAAGGGCATGACCGTCCTCCAGGCCTGCGAGGTCGCCGGCGTCGACATCCCCCGTTTCTGCTACCACAGCCGCCTCTCGATCGCTGGAAACTGCCGCATGTGCCTCGTCGAGGTCGAGAAGTCTCCCAAGCCCGTCGCTTCTTGTGCCATGCCGGCCCTTCCAG GGATGAAGATTAAGACGAATACACCGGTGGCCAAGAAGGCGAGGGAAGGGGTGATGGAGTTCCTGCTGATGAACCATCCGCTGGATTGTCCGATCTGTGATCAGGGAGGGGAGTGCGACCTTCAGGACCAGTCGATGGCCTTTGGGTCCGACCGTGGTCGGTTCACGGAGATGAAAAGGTCGGTTGTTGATAAGAACTTGGGCCCTTTGGTGAAGACGGTGATGACTCGATGCATCCAATGCACAAG GTGTGTGAGATTTGCTACTGAGATAGCTGGTGTTCAGGACCTTGGCATGCTAGGTCGTGGTAGTGGAGAGGAAATTGGGACATATGTAGAGAAACTTATGACAAGCGAGCTCTCTGGAAATGTGATAGATATCTGCCCGGTGGGAGCTCTCACTTCTAAACCATTTGCTTTCAAAGCTAGAAACTGGGAGTTAAAGGGTACGGAGAGTATTGATGTCACTGATGCAGTTGGGTCAAACATAAGAATCGATTGTAGAGGTCCTGAAGTCATGCGCATCCTTCCACGTCTGAATGAG GATATTAATGAGGAATGGATATCTGACAAAACGCGATTTTGTTATGATGGCCTTAAGAGACAAAGATTAAGTGACCCTATGATTCGTGGTCCTGATGGACGATTTAAGGCAGTAACTTGGCGCGATGCCCTTGCTGTGGTTGCTGAGGTTGCATATCAAGTTAAACCTGAGGAAATTGTTGGAATTGCTGGCCAGCTTTCTGATGCTGAATCAATGATGGCACTGAAAGATTTCTTGAACAAAATGGGTTCAAATAAAGTATTATGCGAAGGGAATGGCTTAAGTCCTCAAGCAGACCTACGCTCTGGTTACCTTCTGAACACAAGTATTGCTGGTCTTGAAAAGGCAGATTGTTTCCTCTTGGTTGGTACTCAG CCAAGAGTAGAAGCTCCCATGGTAAATGCTAGAATACGGAAGACAGTTAGAGCAACTCAAGCAAAGGTGGCCTACATTGGCCCCCCATCCGACTTCAACTATGACCACCAGCATCTGGGTACAGGTCCCCAGACCCTCATTGAGATTGCTGAAGGCCGTCATCCTTTTTGCTCAGCACTACTGTCTGCGAAGAACCCAGCCATTATAGTTGGGGCTGGATTGTTCGAACGCAAGGACAAGGATGCCATATTTTCAGCTGTTGAAACCATAGCAAAGTTTGGTAAAGTCATAAGACCTGACTGGAACGGCCTCAGTGTCCTACTCCTTAATGCTGCTCAAGCTGCTGCACTCGACCTTGGCCTCATATCCAATCCCACTGACAGCATCCAATCTGCAAAATTCCTATATCTGATGGGAGCAGATGATGTGAGCTTAGAAAAGCTTCCAGATGATGCATTTGTAGTTTATCAGGGACACCATGGTGACCGCAGTGTTCACCGAGCCAATGTCATTTTCCCTTCTGCGGCATTCAGCGAGAAAGAAGGCACATATGAGAACACTGAAGGTTGTTCACAGTGGACGGTCCCAGCAGTTCCCACGGTTGGTGATGCAAGGGATGATTGGAAGATCATTCGGGCACTTTCGGAGGTGGCTGGGGTCCGGCTGCCTTATGATAACCTTGGAGCTGTAAGGGCCCGCATAAGGATGGTTGCCCCCAATCTACTGCATGTGGATGAGAGGGAGCAATCAACTGTTTCTGCAGCGTTGAAGCCAGAGTTCCACCAACAGATTAGTTTATCTCCGTTTGGCACTGCTGTGGAGAACTTCTACATGACAGATTCAATCTCTAGAGCTTCGAAGATTATGGCACAATGCAGCTCGGCGCTGTTGAAGAAGTGA
- the LOC105048485 gene encoding alpha,alpha-trehalose-phosphate synthase [UDP-forming] 6, with amino-acid sequence MVSRSYSNLLELASGEPPSIGRIRRRIPRVMTVAGIISDLDDDSDSDNSAGPSSSPRDRTIVVANHLPIRAHRRPDGRGWTFSWDEDSLLLQLKDAIGDHCDMEFIYVGCLRDEIPPADQDEVSQILLDTFKCVPAFLPPDLLARFYHGFCKQQLWPLFHYMLPLSPELGGRFDRSLWQAYVSVNKIFADKILEVINPDDDFVWVHDYHLMVLPTFLRKRFNRVKLGFFLHSPFPSSEIYKTLPVREELLRALLNSDLIGFHTFDYARHFLSCCSRMLGLSYESKRGYIGLEYYGRTVSIKILPVGIHMGQLRSVLSLPETEAKVAELIEQFRDRGRVMLLGVDDMDIFKGISLKLLAMEELLKQHAEWRGKVVLVQIANPARGRGKDVREVQEETHATAKRINDAYGGNGYEPVILINDPLQFYERMAYYVVAECCLVTAVRDGMNLIPYEYIIARQGNENLDSVLGLNPSSPRKSMLVLSEFIGCSPSLSGAIRVNPWNIEAVADAMVYALEMSEPEKQLRHEKHYRYVSTHDVGYWANSFLQDLARTCRDHSRRRCWGIGFGLGFRVVALDSNFRKLAMEHIVSAYKRTKTRAILLDYDGTLMPQATINKSPSSRSIEILNSLCSDTNNVVFLVSARSRSTLSEWFSPCENLGMAAEHGYFLRSKRDAEWETCIPVADCGWKQIAEPVMNLYTETTDGSTIEDKETALVWSYEDADPDFGSCQAKELLDHLESVLANEPVSVKSGPHIVEVKPQGVSKGLVAQRLLSVMQERGLSPDFMLCIGDDRSDEDMFEVISHAMAGSSLGPGAEVFACTVGRKPSKAKYYLDDTAEIVRLMQGLAAVSEQAVRSSQTI; translated from the exons ATGGTGTCTAGATCCTACTCGAATCTTCTCGAGTTGGCCTCCGGCGAGCCGCCGTCCATCGGCCGGATCCGCCGCCGGATCCCCCGGGTGATGACGGTGGCCGGCATCATCTCCGACCTCGACGACGACTCCGACTCCGACAACTCCGCCGGCCCGTCCTCCTCCCCCCGTGACCGCACCATCGTCGTCGCCAACCACCTCCCCATCCGCGCCCACCGCCGCCCCGACGGCCGCGGCTGGACCTTCTCCTGGGACGAGGACTCCCTCCTCCTCCAGCTCAAGGATGCCATTGGAGATCACTGTGACATGGAATTCATCTACGTCGGCTGCCTTCGCGACGAGATCCCCCCCGCCGACCAGGACGAGGTCAGCCAGATCCTCCTCGACACCTTCAAGTGCGTGCCGGCCTTCCTGCCGCCCGACCTCCTCGCCCGATTCTACCATGGCTTCTGCAAGCAGCAGCTCTGGCCGCTGTTCCATTACATGCTCCCGCTGTCGCCGGAGCTCGGCGGCCGCTTCGACCGCTCCCTCTGGCAGGCCTACGTCTCCGTTAACAAGATATTCGCCGATAAGATTCTCGAGGTTATCAACCCTGATGACGATTTTGTCTGGGTCCATGACTACCACCTCATGGTCCTGCCAACCTTCCTCAGGAAAAGGTTCAACCGCGTCAAGCTCGGATTTTTCCTCCATAGTCCGTTCCCCTCGTCGGAAATCTATAAGACGTTGCCCGTCCGGGAGGAGCTCCTGCGTGCCCTGCTGAACTCCGACTTGATCGGATTCCACACATTCGATTATGCTCGCCATTTTCTGTCCTGCTGTAGTAGGATGCTCGGGCTGTCGTATGAGTCCAAGAGGGGTTATATTGGATTGGAGTATTATGGCCGGACGGTTAGCATTAAGATACTGCCTGTCGGAATTCATATGGGTCAGCTCCGCTCGGTGCTGAGCCTCCCGGAGACAGAGGCGAAGGTGGCGGAGCTCATCGAGCAGTTCCGGGATCGGGGAAGGGTGATGCTTCTCGGTGTCGACGACATGGATATCTTTAAAGGGATCAGCTTGAAGCTGCTGGCCATGGAGGAGTTGCTCAAGCAGCACGCCGAGTGGCGGGGGAAGGTGGTCTTGGTTCAGATCGCTAACCCAGCGAGGGGGAGGGGGAAGGATGTGAGGGAAGTTCAGGAGGAGACCCATGCGACGGCGAAGAGGATCAATGATGCCTATGGTGGGAATGGGTATGAACCTGTTATTTTGATCAATGACCCGCTGCAATTCTATGAGAGAATGGCTTACTATGTGGTGGCAGAGTGTTGTCTGGTGACGGCGGTgagggatggcatgaatcttATCCCTTATGAGTACATCATTGCTCGACAAGGGAATGAGAATTTGGATAGTGTCTTGGGTTTGAATCCTTCTTCGCCGAGGAAGAGTATGTTGGTGCTTTCGGAGTTCATCGGGTGCTCGCCGTCATTGAGCGGGGCAATCCGGGTGAATCCATGGAATATAGAAGCGGTGGCTGATGCAATGGTCTATGCCTTGGAGATGTCTGAGCCAGAGAAGCAGCTAAGGCATGAGAAACACTATAGGTATGTGAGCACACATGATGTGGGCTACTGGGCAAATAGTTTCTTGCAGGATTTGGCGAGGACGTGTAGGGACCATTCTAGGAGGAGGTGTTGGGGAATTGGGTTTGGTTTGGGGTTCAGGGTTGTGGCTCTTGATTCAAACTTTAGGAAGCTGGCGATGGAGCACATTGTTTCAGCGTATAAGAGAACTAAAACTCGGGCCATCCTGTTGGATTATGATGGTACTTTGATGCCGCAAGCGACGATCAATAAGAGCCCCAGCTCAAGGTCCATCGAAATCTTAAATAGCTTGTGTTCCGATACGAATAATGTGGTCTTTCTAGTGAGTGCTAGAAGTCGAAGCACTCTCAGCGAGTGGTTTTCGCCTTGCGAGAATCTGGGTATGGCTGCAGAGCATGGCTACTTCCTCAG GTCGAAGAGAGATGCTGAGTGGGAAACATGCATTCCTGTTGCTGACTGTGGCTGGAAGCAGATTGCGGAGCCTGTAATGAATCTATACACTGAAACAACTGATGGTTCGACCATCGAAGATAAGGAAACTGCACTTGTCTGGTCCTATGAGGATGCTGATCCTGACTTTGGGTCCTGCCAAGCCAAGGAGCTCCTTGATCATCTTGAGAGTGTTCTCGCAAATGAGCCGGTATCGGTGAAGAGTGGTCCACACATTGTGGAGGTTAAACCACAG GGTGTGAGCAAGGGCCTGGTGGCCCAGCGCCTACTGTCTGTGATGCAGGAGAGGGGCTTATCACCAGACTTCATGCTGTGTATCGGAGATGACAGGTCTGATGAAGATATGTTTGAGGTTATTAGCCATGCCATGGCAGGCAGTTCTCTAGGTCCTGGAGCGGAAGTGTTTGCATGCACGGTTGGTCGGAAGCCCAGTAAGGCCAAATATTATCTGGATGATACAGCTGAGATTGTTAGGCTGATGCAAGGGCTGGCTGCAGTCTCAGAACAAGCAGTAAGAAGCTCGCAAACCATTTAG